In the genome of Vicia villosa cultivar HV-30 ecotype Madison, WI linkage group LG7, Vvil1.0, whole genome shotgun sequence, one region contains:
- the LOC131619699 gene encoding probable polygalacturonase At3g15720 gives MKDLFPLFLVFVIASHWLCFRLVGAIDFNVANYGAKGDGLTDDSIAFLKAWQAVCVTTRGTPTLIIPQHKTFMLQPLSFQGPCKSTTINVMIMGTIIAPKNPKNWKWVNNDDDESWVKFDGIDGLVINGGGKIDGQGAPWWRQSNRPTALRFLKCDNLKLIGPLTHINGPKNHISITSCNGALLSRLHIISPENSPNTDGIDISTSTNIHVEKSTISTGDDCIAINSGSKLINIVGIKCGFGHGISVGSLGKDGKYATVEEVHVRNVTFKGTTNGARIKTWAGGSGYARNITYEDIILIGVKNPIIIDQHYDAYNILNNARKVDRGSKAVKVSDVIFRNIHGTTISKDAIKLDCDVIGCTNILLEDINITSLDGEIPHASCNNAQGSCISCNINVPCLK, from the exons ATGAAAGACTTGTTTCCTCTTTTTCTAGTGTTTGTAATAGCTTCACATTGGTTGTGTTTTAGATTAGTAGGCGCTATTGATTTCAACGTTGCTAATTATGGTGCTAAAGGCGATGGCCTTACTGATGATTCAATT GCTTTTCTAAAAGCATGGCAAGCCGTGTGTGTCACAACCAGAGGCACTCCAACACTTATCATACCCCAACACAAAACATTCATGTTGCAACCTTTATCCTTCCAAGGTCCCTGCAAATCAACAACCATTAATGTTATG ATTATGGGAACTATCATTGCGCCAAAAAATCCTAAGAATTGGAAATGGGTAAATAATGACGATGATGAGTCATGGGTTAAATTCGATGGTATCGATGGTCTTGTTATCAATGGAGGAGGAAAAATTGATGGTCAAGGTGCTCCTTGGTGGAGGCAAAGTAATAGACCAACA GCTCTTCGATTTCTTAAATGTGATAATCTAAAGCTGATTGGCCCATTGACACACATCAACGGTCCAAAAAATCACATAAGCATAACTTCATGCAATGGCGCTTTACTCTCGCGTCTTCATATAATTTCACCAGAGAATAGTCCAAACACTGATGGGATTGATATCTCAACATCAACAAACATCCATGTTGAAAAATCGACCATCTCAACTG gTGACGATTGCATAGCCATTAATAGTGGTTCCAAACTCATCAATATAGTTGGTATTAAATGTGGATTTGGTCATGGCATTAG TGTTGGAAGCCTTGGAAAAGATGGGAAATATGCTACGGTAGAAGAAGTACACGTGAGAAATGTCACCTTTAAAGGAACAACCAATGGGGCTAGAATCAAGACATGGGCG GGAGGATCAGGGTATGCGAGGAACATAACTTATGAAGATATTATACTTATTGGGGTTAAAAACCCAATAATTATTGATCAACATTATGATGCATACAATATTTTGAACAATGCAAGAAAAGTAGACCGTGGAAGCAAGGCAGTAAAAGTTAGTGATGTTATTTTTCGAAACATTCATGGAACCACAATTAGTAAGGATGCAATTAAACTTGATTGTGATGTTATTGGTTGCACCAACATTTTACTCGAAGATATCAACATAACTAGTCTTGATGGAGAGATACCACATGCATCGTGTAATAATGCACAAGGGTCGTGCATCTCGTGCAATATAAATGTCCCGTGTCTTAAGTAG
- the LOC131619701 gene encoding probable polygalacturonase At3g15720 gives MKDLFPLFLVFVIASHWLCFRLVGAIDFNVVNYGAKGDGLTDDSIAFLKAWQAVCVTTRGTPTLIIPQHKTFMLQPLSFQGPCKSTTINVMIMGTITAPKNPKNWKWVNNDDDESWVKFDGIDGLVINGGGKIDGKGAPWYRQSNRPTALRFLKCDNLKLIGPLTHINSPKNHISITSCNGALLSRLHIISPENSPDTDGIDISTSTNIHVEKSTISTSDDCIAINSGSKLINIVGIKCGFGHGISVGSLGKDGKYATVEEVHVRNVTFKGTTNGARIKTWAGGSGYARNITYEDIILIGVKNPIIIDQHYDAYNILNNARKVDRGSKAVKVSDVIFRNNHGTTISKDAIKLDCDVIGCTNILLEDINITSLDGEIPHASCNNAQGSCISCNINVPCLK, from the exons ATGAAAGACTTGTTTCCTCTTTTTCTAGTGTTTGTAATAGCTTCACATTGGTTGTGTTTTAGATTAGTAGGCGCTATTGATTTTAACGTTGTTAATTATGGTGCTAAAGGCGATGGCCTTACTGATGATTCAATT GCTTTTCTAAAAGCATGGCAAGCCGTGTGTGTTACAACCAGAGGCACTCCAACACTTATCATACCCCAACACAAAACATTCATGTTGCAACCTTTATCCTTCCAAGGTCCCTGCAAATCAACAACCATTAATGTTATG ATTATGGGAACTATCACTGCGCCAAAAAATCCTAAGAATTGGAAATGGGTTAATAATGACGATGATGAGTCATGGGTTAAATTCGATGGTATCGATGGTCTTGTTATCAATGGAGGAGGAAAAATTGATGGTAAAGGTGCTCCTTGGTACAGGCAAAGTAATAGACCAACA GCTCTTCGATTTCTTAAATGTGATAATCTAAAGCTGATTGGCCCATTGACACACATCAACAGTCCAAAAAATCACATAAGCATAACTTCATGCAATGGCGCTTTACTCTCGCGTCTTCATATAATTTCACCAGAGAATAGTCCAGACACTGATGGGATTGATATCTCAACATCAACAAACATCCATGTTGAAAAATCGACCATCTCAACTA GTGACGATTGCATAGCCATTAATAGTGGTTCCAAACTCATCAATATAGTTGGTATTAAATGTGGATTTGGTCATGGCATTAG TGTTGGAAGCCTTGGAAAAGATGGGAAATATGCTACGGTAGAAGAAGTACACGTGAGAAATGTCACCTTTAAAGGAACAACCAATGGGGCTAGAATCAAGACATGGGCA GGAGGATCAGGGTATGCGAGGAACATAACTTATGAAGATATTATACTTATTGGGGTTAAAAACCCAATAATTATTGATCAACATTATGATGCATACAATATTTTGAACAATGCAAGAAAAGTAGACCGTGGAAGCAAGGCAGTAAAAGTTAGTGATGTTATTTTTCGAAACAATCATGGAACCACAATTAGTAAGGATGCAATTAAACTTGATTGTGATGTTATTGGTTGCACCAACATTTTACTCGAAGATATCAACATAACTAGTCTTGATGGAGAGATACCACATGCATCGTGTAATAATGCACAAGGGTCGTGCATCTCGTGCAATATAAATGTCCCGTGTCTTAAGTAG
- the LOC131619702 gene encoding probable polygalacturonase At3g15720 yields the protein MKDLFPLFLVFVIASHWLCFRLVGAIDFNVVNYGAKGDGLTDDSIAFLKAWQAVCVTTRGTPTLIIPQHKTFMLQPLSFQGPCKSTTINVMIMGTIIAPKNPKNWKWVNNDDDESWVKFDGIDGLVINGGGKIDGKGAPWWRQSNRPTALRFLKCDNLKLIGPLTHINSPKNHISITSCNGALLSRLHIISPENSPDTDGIDISTSTNIHVEKSTISTGDDCIAINSGSKLINIVGIKCGSGHGISVGSLGKDGKYATVEEVHVRNDTFKGTTNGARIKTWAGGSGYARNITYEDIILIGVKNPIIIDQHYDAYNILNNARKVDRGSKAIKVSDVIFRNIHGTTISKDAIKLDCDVIGCTNILLEDINITSLDGEIPHASCNNAQGSCISCNINVPCLK from the exons ATGAAAGACTTGTTTCCTCTTTTTCTAGTGTTTGTAATAGCTTCACATTGGTTGTGTTTTAGATTAGTAGGCGCTATTGATTTTAACGTTGTTAATTATGGTGCTAAAGGCGATGGCCTTACTGATGATTCAATT GCTTTTCTAAAAGCATGGCAAGCCGTGTGTGTTACAACCAGAGGCACTCCAACACTTATCATACCCCAACACAAAACATTCATGTTGCAACCTTTATCCTTCCAAGGTCCCTGCAAATCAACAACCATTAATGTTATG ATTATGGGAACTATCATTGCGCCAAAAAATCCTAAGAATTGGAAATGGGTTAATAATGACGATGATGAGTCATGGGTTAAATTCGATGGTATCGATGGTCTTGTTATCAATGGAGGAGGAAAAATTGATGGTAAAGGTGCTCCTTGGTGGAGGCAAAGTAATAGACCAACA GCTCTTCGATTTCTTAAATGTGATAATCTAAAGCTGATTGGCCCATTGACACACATCAACAGTCCAAAAAATCACATAAGCATAACTTCATGCAATGGCGCTTTACTCTCGCGTCTTCATATAATTTCACCAGAGAATAGTCCAGACACTGATGGGATTGATATCTCAACATCAACAAACATCCATGTTGAAAAATCGACCATCTCAACTG GTGACGATTGCATAGCCATTAACAGTGGTTCCAAACTCATCAATATAGTTGGTATTAAATGTGGATCTGGTCATGGCATTAG TGTTGGAAGCCTTGGAAAAGATGGAAAATATGCTACGGTAGAAGAAGTACACGTGAGAAATGACACCTTTAAAGGAACAACCAATGGGGCTAGAATCAAGACATGGGCG GGAGGATCAGGGTATGCGAGGAACATAACTTATGAAGATATTATACTTATTGGGGTTAAAAACCCAATAATTATTGATCAACATTATGATGCATACAATATTTTGAACAATGCAAGAAAAGTAGACCGTGGAAGCAAAGCAATAAAAGTTAGTGATGTTATTTTTCGAAACATTCATGGAACCACAATTAGTAAGGATGCAATTAAACTTGATTGCGATGTTATTGGTTGCACCAACATTTTACTCGAAGATATCAACATAACTAGTCTTGATGGAGAGATACCACATGCATCGTGTAATAATGCACAAGGGTCGTGCATCTCGTGCAATATAAATGTCCCGTGTCTTAAGTAG